The genomic region GTTAGAAGTAGATCAATAGATTCCACACTATAACTAAATGATGATGATCCTTGTCAAAAGTTGAGGTGGTAGATTCATTGAGCACAGAATTGGAGACTATGTCATGGTTCCTTTCATTGATAGCAAATGTGCATgctatttaatgttatattttccCTGGATCAATTTTTACTATCTCTTTGAGATTACTAATATCGAGATTGGGAAAAGATTAGACTTCTCTGCACAACACCTTGATGAAAGTAACTTCCTGAAGTAGTTGTGTTTCAGGTCCTACACTTCAGCAATATATCCTTGACATATATTACTATTCCTCTAATGTCTAATCCCATTAGCTGTCCTTACCCCTTTCCCTCCTCCATTCTTCTTGATAAAAACTGTTGAACTTCCTGTGGTACAAActgaatataatttttcttctgaATTTTCCTTGAGTTTAGTTGTTTATTTAAACTATTGGTTATGTACATCTAGTTATAATTTCTTAGGGCTCTTTGTTGACaaaagaaaatggaagctcCTCTCTTATCCAGCATTAAGAATCTACTTGTCCAATTATTTGTCAAGATATTTTACTTTGATGGCTGAACTGCCACCTGGATTTGGTTTATGTTATGTTGGATtgcatgaaataattttaatattaatattatcctCATCATTGATACATTTCTTGTCATCATGTGTATGTTGCCTGATTTATAGGTTTTATGTCTATTTTGCATGGTTTTTGTAGGTTTGTGATGAACTTGAGGATGTTATGGAAGAGGGGGGAAACATTGTGGACTACCATGGCTGTGATTTCTTTCCTGAGCGTTGGTTTGATTGCGTGGTTGTACTTCAAACTGATAACACCATTCTGTATGACCGTTTGAGTAGGAGGTACGGAAGACTCGTTTCTGTTATTGACCATTAATTTTGCTACTCTATTATTGGTTTCATTATAAACTTTCCCCGTATATGTGACAGGGGGTACAAAGATTCAAAGCTTTCGAACAATATTGAATGTGAAATCTTCCAAGTTCTGCTTGAGGAGGCTAAAGAAAGTTACTCGGAGGAGAAAGTGATTGCAATGAAGAGTGATAATATAGAAGACGTTAGTAGAAATGTGGCAACTCTTACAGATTGGGTCAGAAATTGGTCTTTACCCTCACAttcttaacaaaaaaatgagTACTTTGTATATACCTTTCTGCTTGAGTATGGTGAAAGTATCACGATGAACTGCTACCTGAAGCAGATCTGCAGTGTGGTTGAATTCTCTTGCAAATTTTGGTGTGGCATGTATTTGTGGCATTTTATGTGATGGGTTTTAAATTTGACAATTGAAAGGTAACTTTTACCAAGTTGTGATAATGAGTTTCAAATAGTTAAGGGAAAAATTACCTTGTTAGATCTTGTTTAAAAAACCTCCCTTTATATAGAGCTACCAAACTGTAGAAACATTATCCACCCTCTCGTATTTCATCCCTCCATCATCCATCCATCACTTTCTTTCGTAAAGCATACTGCATTTGTTacctcttttacttttatttggcACATGTGacgagaaaaaatattaaaaaactagAAACATTGGAAAGCTACTACTTGCACATGTGAAGCTGATGAAGTAAGATGTTTGATTTGCATGTGGAAATCTGGTAATTCTTCTAAAAGAACTGA from Glycine soja cultivar W05 chromosome 16, ASM419377v2, whole genome shotgun sequence harbors:
- the LOC114388990 gene encoding adenylate kinase isoenzyme 6 homolog, whose amino-acid sequence is MVQENGKRKKPNILVTGTPGTGKTTVCTALAEATQLCHINVGELVKEKNLHDGWDDELDCYLLNEDLVCDELEDVMEEGGNIVDYHGCDFFPERWFDCVVVLQTDNTILYDRLSRRGYKDSKLSNNIECEIFQVLLEEAKESYSEEKVIAMKSDNIEDVSRNVATLTDWVRNWSLPSHS